A stretch of DNA from Montipora foliosa isolate CH-2021 chromosome 4, ASM3666993v2, whole genome shotgun sequence:
aGTTAGCTCAAGAAAGCCCTCTTGGCAAAAGACAATGCATTATTAAATGgtaaatgcaaaacaaaaagaagcaaattataaaaattaagTAATAATATTAGCATTCTTGAGCATGTGCACGTgcaattttattctttttaacgatgaaatgatgtatgaaatggatcatatatatgaactgcggatatgaaatcaagtgaagctatgatcctcgcagttatgaatgcaatttttgcaattgcgtaaagaagcctgaaaaattcaggacttcaacggggtttgaatccgtgacctcgcgataccggtgcgacgctctaaccaactgagctatgaagccactgacgttgggagctggtcatttgtgggctctattgttcccgtgaggaatgaatcaacaatgaaatgatatatgaaatggatcacatGTATGAACTGCGgggatcacagcttcacttgatttcatatccgcagttcatatatatgatccatttcacatatcatttcatcgttgatccattccttacgggaacaatagaactcacaaatgaccagctcccaccgtcagtggcctcaaagctcagttggttagagcgtcgcaccggtatcgcgaggtcacgggttcaaaccccgttgaagtcctgaatttttccggcttctttacgcaattgcaaaaattgccttcataactgcgaggatcatagcttcacttgatttattCTTTTCCCGAACAACCAGTTACCGTTTGTTTATCAATGCCCGGAAAAGCGGCTTCAAAtgcatccgttcgattttgttgaatgatgttgaacgacgttgactgctggggttgggcaaagggtttcaacatatcattcaacatttgattcaacatcaGTCCCAGGGTGCAGCCGTGgatgttactatggatacggataTGGATACGTCATCGAGAAatcgattagtgcgcacgctcATACCCAACATTGGGGACCTTAAGATCGACGTCGGCGACGTGGATGAAAAACGCCACCTCAAAATGTAATTTTGCGCTATCGCAAATCTTTCGCGACTATTCCATCCCGTTCTCGACGTACAATGTGGACGAAGCATTctcaaaataaattggtaccagcggtttcagagtaagaatagacgagatgcttccgtgaagcatacactgggttgcctgtggtacgcgttacagaaaatcaaaaggcactgaattgtgtggtattgaactacagcattccagtctctgaagaataacaaataaaagagaagcgagaaacattggcttctgggctgacattttgataattttcaagttccctcacaacttcttttcaccacaagtttaagcgtgccctctgagcatctgacagctctgtaataccaaagttcactgaacttaatccctgtccagcggggttagtgtttagatgggagaccaaaacaatatacccctcataaaacagaagcatcggactgaaaatactattaacgctaacaaatgcgaactcagcaaggtacatattttgttagcttgctttatgcaaaacaagaacatcgtTCTAAaggcttattctacgcaaaaagtaggttctagCAAGAGaacctcattttctcttggttctggaggtaattttgagagtggaaatcaaggttacgcgtcagacggcaaatacaaactcacgatttaattcagttaacacaccagaaagacgctaacctcattttgacaagaaaatgctttactattgccataaaaactatccagttaagctcgtatatcataaaacatggtgaattcataaaggccaccttttccagcgaacaattttttgaaacaaacaacatatttgctattagggGCAAAAACCCCTtttatttcattacgtgcgtgtagagaagaaactcaatcgtgtcaaatatgcgcaatattgcaacaaactaaatttcagtatcaaaccgtttccatgaagaaccttttccttgaataaataattcttggctgttacatttccaattattttttttacctgaagactgtgcagagttgatcacagatccacgtaaggtgttcgattcgttcaatcgttctctgtctttgttgaacccataagttaccagagaattttccatttggtttcagtgttctatataacagcacacttggttaaatattattttagaaatacagctcactttgatttcggctcgacgggcgatagattgttgtcgaagtccattactcgtcgcttttgagattccaggtgttggtttttcaccgcctgcctagtttatccaactgactttccattattgagctccataagggtatattttatttaaggatccacgaaaacgccattcgcgttacatgactttcgacgccattgcaggccgAGTTAATGATTCTcatgtgtccaccagagaaatctacgcatttccactaccctctcggcACACGGATCCAACTTCACCGTTGTGTCAGCTACGCCGTGAATTTTAAATAGTAAAAGTTTGTAACAGACTATTTGGAAAAAGGACTCTGGGGTTAGAACTTCACCGTTGTGTCAGGGGAGTTGGCGAAAGATTGCCTAAATTTACATTTCCCTCCACAAAGGAACCAGGGGACAATCGCCATAAACAAAATAGCCCCCTTTCGAGCCGGAAGGGAAATTACTGCCATTTAATGCCGCATAACGGGAACGGGAAGGATggcgggaagggggggggggaagggaggggaggAGAGAGCCTGCTAAGAGGGTATTGGTGGGTGTATACCAATGCAAAAATAATACGAAGTCGTAAAAGAAGGCGCGGTTTAATTATACCTAAGGCAGAAACAAGAAACGTTTGCAGAGTCTTTAAAAGGTAAAAGAGGGCGTAGAGGCAAGTTCTCGGCATCGACAGAGATCGGAATACTACGCTAGCTATTCAGTTGACAACAAGCTTTACGGTCACAACTGTTTCTCGGAGAATTTTACAATCTCAAGCGAAACTTGCAAGAATTCAACATCCATTTTCTTTAAGTGACAACTGTAACCTCAAATTCAGAAAAACTATTAAACATGAATAAACAGTTCGTATTTGGGAGGATTCGACACTAAGCCTATATTTCCTGCCCGGCATGATGACGGGGTGGTGTATTTTAAGAGAGCTTGGTCTGCTGCAGTAACAGCATCTCTGCCCTTCCACTTCTGTTCCTTTCGGCAAAAGAACGTAATATAACCACTTAGAAAGGGACCCTACACTCTCGGCTTGCAAAACCGCGGGAGGAGATAACCTTTCCAAAacacttgttttgaaaaaaaattcaaagtaatCATTTGTGAAGAAAAAACGAAGTTTAGAGTCGCTTTATATTTTCActttgaaaattttcaggaTTGGCCATCTTCAGCAATTGCGACGTGATAAGGTCTAACACAAACAGCTTTAGCAAAATAACGACAGAGAACCTGTAACATgtcataattattcaagatggcggcaccagGGAAAATTAGCAattctgaaattcatttatttcgtatacaaacgctttctttgcaAAAATTCAAACAACTTAAATTGGAAAGATTATTTCCTGTGTGGAGGTTCCCCTTGGACTTTTAAAAGACTTTTGGAATCAAGTTTAGAAAGCCATTAGATGCAGACGAGAACATGAGGCAATCACAGTCTTAGTCAGAGTTCTCGCTCGAACCAATCACAACGCAAGGAACTACCGGCCGGCGCTAAAAGCGGGAAAATGAAGCATATGACGACAATTGGTTGAGCTTTGTATCTCATTGGCTAAGCTAACAGTGTAGCGCAAGATTATCAACCCAATCACAGTTTTAGCTAAGCAAAACCAATGCGATCTCCGAATTACTcgtgaaattgaaagaaaatagCTCTATTTTAGTAGGAACATTAAGCTTGGGTACGTAACACTCTAGAAAAATCTGTTCGGTCTCCAGAGTCAATTAACCTGCCTGCTTGTGGCGAGTCAGTCTCAAACATTATCTACCCTTAAAATTCCACAGCAACTCTAACGTTTGCAAGTCGCACGCAAAAATATTGCTTTTGTTTCGAAATTTAGCTTTCGATACTTCATCAGAAGATTCTTTTTGAACCGCATTTTGCTTTGGCTTTTCGCTTGATTTGgaactcttttctttttctacgCCGCCGCGATTGTTGACCTTCGTACTCGTGTTGCCTCTCGCGTTAGTTCGCTTTGAGTTCTTGTTTGGTTCCGGGTTCCCTGAAGGCGCCTTTACCGAACGTTTCTTCACAGAGGTTTTGACGCCAACATTTCTGTCGCTCTTGGCTTGTACCATCGTGTTTACCCGTTCCTGACTGGCTGCGAGAATGCACTCGTTGTCTCCATTTTTGCTGGTTATCACAGCATCTCCAGTCCTTTCAAGAGATGTTCCAGCGTCGCGACTACTCCTTTTACGCGAAACGTCACCTACGATGACGGACGAGTCTATTGCGCTTTGAACGCCGTTGCTTAACCTATTCGAGTcaccctcctcctcctcctccaccGCTCTCTCGTCCGTCAACGACTGCGTGACAAGCATGCTACTGTCACGTGGAGGAGTTACCTCTCTTTCGAGTCGAACGTCCTGTATCATCAAGCTCCCAATCGCAGCGGCCGATTTCTCTCGAGTATCAAAGGCGGAGTTAAGTTGATCAGAATTCTGCTTCTCTAAAGCGCTTTCATGACTTCTTTCTTCTTCAGTTGACCTAGAGGAGTTGGCACGGACACTTTGTTCTCCCAGAAGACACACATTCTGAATTTCAATCGCTCTTTCTGTGCTTCCTTCTTCTTCCTCTACAAGCACTTGCAGTGCATTATCCTTGCTTAGCACAGGAGAATTTTCTGCAGTATCCACTTCCTTGGGTTCGGTATTACTGTTATGAGAGGCATCCACATCTACACCTTCCGCAACTGATGGCGCATCAAATGTTACCGAATTGGAATCCTCACACGATTTGTTGTTTGTATCCATCCTTTCCTTTGGATCGTTAACATGTCCTCTCCTTTCGATACTCCCTGTCAACGAAGGTCCAACTTCCTTCCGAGAATACGATTCGCCGGCTGATTCGAGATGCATGTCTTCGAAATCAAACGCAGAATCATGATCGGTTTGTACGAAAGGACTATCGTCTGGTTCCCAGTCCATGCCCGTTTCGCCGTCTTCTTCGCCTTCCGATGTTAACTCTACATCAACGTCCGATTCGTTATTTTGTTCACACGAGGTGTTCGTCAAAGGAGATTCGTTTTCGACTGTCGCAATGTCACCCCGAGCAGAGGACGCATTATTCCCTCTTTGAACTTGTTCAGAGGTGTCCATACGTGAAGTAGAGATTTTACAGCCACCTAAAGAGGCTGTCAAACCAGCGCAAGGATCCAAAGCAATCCTGCACCCGTCTTCATTGTTGCTGTTAACTGAACTTTCCTTTGCAGGTTGCTCGCCTGCAACAACAGCCTTGGACAAATTTCTTGAAGAATCACAAGCTTGAATCTCCTCGGACTCGTTCATGTTTGCAGTGTTCATCTCATCTGAAGGTACAGCGGTGAC
This window harbors:
- the LOC138000463 gene encoding zinc finger X-linked protein ZXDB-like — protein: MADTEDRKNTCEECGKSFIKNWRLEEHIRSHTGERPFKCTVEGCGKSYIRPFHLRRHMLSHSGQQPSFQCSFPGCLKTYNDKHNLKRHEQRSHDYPFKCDYEGCDQAFKKSSQLRRHTCLVHTKESLFKCKVEGCDRGFDSKTRLLRHMKVHYSGYICSKPGCSEAFGTFNQLRVHICNHGFECKHCKRVFPKAYELKKHARIHDSDRKLYECPREGCSRVYTRERNLRTHINSYHEGIREYRCTVEGCAAEFAHKVSLKHHLVLHAQKKIKPRPPPEEKKKLKKKKKPVSLAKRLSGYRSSLSESSDNLSEIPQKGRQVPNKLQRIASENASAKAVNAGSDHVREEDQGSDRTVTNIGDSVEDVTAVPSDEMNTANMNESEEIQACDSSRNLSKAVVAGEQPAKESSVNSNNEDGCRIALDPCAGLTASLGGCKISTSRMDTSEQVQRGNNASSARGDIATVENESPLTNTSCEQNNESDVDVELTSEGEEDGETGMDWEPDDSPFVQTDHDSAFDFEDMHLESAGESYSRKEVGPSLTGSIERRGHVNDPKERMDTNNKSCEDSNSVTFDAPSVAEGVDVDASHNSNTEPKEVDTAENSPVLSKDNALQVLVEEEEGSTERAIEIQNVCLLGEQSVRANSSRSTEEERSHESALEKQNSDQLNSAFDTREKSAAAIGSLMIQDVRLEREVTPPRDSSMLVTQSLTDERAVEEEEEGDSNRLSNGVQSAIDSSVIVGDVSRKRSSRDAGTSLERTGDAVITSKNGDNECILAASQERVNTMVQAKSDRNVGVKTSVKKRSVKAPSGNPEPNKNSKRTNARGNTSTKVNNRGGVEKEKSSKSSEKPKQNAVQKESSDEVSKAKFRNKSNIFACDLQTLELLWNFKGR